Genomic DNA from Blastocatellia bacterium:
GTGAAACGCCCTGACCACTGACGCTCGGCGGTGACGCGGTCAAACACGTCGCGCTTGAGCGCCTGTTCTCGCTTGACACGAGCCAGCGTCTCAGCGTCTAGCTCCGTGTACTTTCTGGGCACGGTCAACTTGCGAATCGGATAGTAGGCCTTGCCGACGGAGACCACCTGATCAAATTCCACACGCTTGCCTGTGATACTCACACCGGTCAAGCTCAACGTATATCGCCCCGGCTTGGTATCTATATCAACGCCGGCCACGCCATACCACGTCTGATTGTTCGGGTCCTCATCGAAGAAGACCGTCCGCCCAAACCAGCTTCCACGGAGCGATTTGAGTGGCTCAGCCGGCATCACACGAAACAGACATGGCGCTCCGTTGACTAACGTGGCCGGCTCCCAGCGAACAACTGGCGTGGCAGAAGGCTTCGCCTGCCACACAGCACCATTGAATCCTGGCACAACCAGTATGCCAATGAGCGCAACAATCAGTTTTTTCATATTTCATCGAAGCGACATGGCGCTCGCACCATGAGATCGTCAATTGTCGTTGCTGTCCTCATGCAGACAGCCGCAAGACGCCGCTCGCAATATGAGATCATAAATCGTTGTTAGCCTTTTTGTGAACCTGTTATTTGACCTCGCGCCGATTCTTCCATGAACTCTGCCGCGCTGCCACGATCACGCTCCGAGCCGCACATGCCTGCCGCCTTGCGCGCCGCCATATCGTGGTCGCCGACTGAACTTGGGTGTGCGTAATCGGACCGCGGCGGTAAGCAGATCATTGAGGGTGCAAGGCCATAAGAATTTGCCACATCGGCTTGCTCGCTCGCGCATGGACTGATGGTGAGCCGACTAAAATGTCGGCGTTGGTTGCGCTCCACTTGGTTGCCGCTATGATGAACC
This window encodes:
- a CDS encoding M23 family metallopeptidase, which gives rise to MKKLIVALIGILVVPGFNGAVWQAKPSATPVVRWEPATLVNGAPCLFRVMPAEPLKSLRGSWFGRTVFFDEDPNNQTWYGVAGVDIDTKPGRYTLSLTGVSITGKRVEFDQVVSVGKAYYPIRKLTVPRKYTELDAETLARVKREQALKRDVFDRVTAERQWSGRFTAPLSGAITAVFGAQRTFNGVRQSIHQGVDYQASIGTPVAATNSGTVILAQELFFEGNCVVIDHGQGLLTLYMHLSAFNVKEGDRVTRGQIIGLSGATGRVTGPHLHLGVRWQGMYLNPATLLELLLP